Genomic segment of Salvia hispanica cultivar TCC Black 2014 chromosome 2, UniMelb_Shisp_WGS_1.0, whole genome shotgun sequence:
atattttatcaattttatattgaaattcgTAGTCCACTACTAAGATTATTGATAATGGATAGATAAAATTCGTCAGAAGGCTTCTATGCCACAAGGGTATCGATGAGAAGCTGATTTGACATCGAAGaattatcataatattttcaGATCAACTTCTCTAATGATAAAGTTgtcatgaaattaaaatacaacCTAAATTTTAAGGATCGGTATTTTTAACGGACGACTAACAACAAAATTTCTAAACTTCATTGAATAACTTAAGaaatattttcacattaatatcaaaccctaaattattttataaaaagacTTCGTTGCACATTGCGGACGTGTGCGCACAATAATCACATTGGTAGCATTAATTGGgatgattaaattaatgaagACAATAGGGTCTAAATTACTacaatagtattaaaattgtaCGATACACGTAGTTTTATGTAATAAATTTCACAATTAATAGAAAAGAGGATTGCGATGCATGAAAAAGTGTTGGTGCAAGGTACAACACCTGAAAGCACGTGGGCGAAGAGGCAGACTGATTTTGGATAGAATTAGAGCCAATTGGATTATGACGTAGTTGTGATTGTGTAAGAAGAATCGCGCTTATCTAAACAGACGTAGATTGTAGTAAAATCGGTTGGCTGCTAGCCTGACACGTCTACGTCGCCGGTGAGCTGCACGCGCTATGTTAAATAATTCTGGTGTGGGCCCATCTTACTTGGGCCTCATCTACTTCGCCCACTAATTactatattactccctccgttccatagtaacgGAAGCGTCttttttcggcacggagattaaggaaaattgtgtttggtgagttaaataaagtgaataaagtggaaaatgaaaaaaagatagagagatgaagagagaaaaaagtaagaaagagtaaaattgatgtaaaaaaatgtgttgacttttactaaaaaagtaaatgattttattactatggaacgtaccaaaatggcaaaatgattctattattctggaacggagagagtaattaataatttaatatagttagTGATGATCACCCATTAATTAATAAGCGaatataattaacataataacaaaaataatagtactcttATTTGTAGGGTATACACCTTTACACAAGTGGGTTTTaattactccccccgtccccgAATAAGAGTAGCACTTTTTCATTTGGATACGTTCCCAATTAAGAAtagcacttcatttttatcataaatggtaagtaggtctcacattccattaactcaccccactcacattttattataaaactaatataaaaaaatgaatctcacattccactaactttttcaaccaacttttctttatatttcttaaaactcgtgcccggtcaaagtgctactcctaatcggggacggatggagtatttattttctatgaatattaagattttggagtagtatatagtaGATGATCAAATACGACTTCTAACTTTAATTATGGGAGTGAAATAATTCATCGATTGTTAATGACTCCATACGCGTGTGCGATGTGCAAGTGATAAGAcatatttgtatgtttttgaatttggatgaaaattgaaaaagggcaagaaaaagtagttggtGGGGTATAaggtgttttgtttttgtattttcgcGATGTTGAAATCATGTAAGTAGCATGGAAAAAGTAACTATCACTGTGGGGACGTATACAAATTTGACTAATAAAGATTGACGCCTCATAATTCAAAGAGATAGCAAAAGAGAGGATATAAATTGATTAGAGTCATGGTTTACAATATAATTGAGTGTGGGGCATAtataattgcattcataattaGCACTGATACAGACATACTGCCAGCTGAAGTAAACTTTGAAATgcattttgttttcaatattGACTAACATTgggtaaaatttgaatttatatgcAGCACAGTTTGTGCTTGTGGAGTGATTGATTAAAATCTTAAACCAAGCACTAGAAAGTAggattcattttataatcttattctagaaaaaaaatatgatcttCTAGGAAACTATTTTATGTGTGATCTTGGTTGTGTGTAGAGTAGATGGATATGCTATATACGGTGATAAAAAACATGTGGATGCAATAAGCAGAAGACAttgttaattattaaatactatagCATTAGGTTTGGGTAACAAATTCTCTCAGAATATAATATTAAGCTAGATAAGGTAAGGTAAGATGTCCAGTCATAACCTGAGCAAGAGGAAGCGGATAAATGGGCTTTATTTTATGGGCCTTAATTATTTGGGCCAAAATCCATTATGCTTTTAAATGGGCATTATTTTGTGAGCATAATAATTTGGACAAATGGGCGTCAATTTCTCATCCCCAACCAGAAAAAGGGCTTGATTTTATGGATGATTCCCACTGGACCCAAAATAGTTAAGCTGTACGATAATCTATCTCTAATCCTAATTTGACAAATTAgtcaaggaaacaaaaggACATAAGACACGTGTTTAGTAGTAATTGGAGGAGCAAGATGATATTGATAGATAATGTCAGTTATTACGTGCCAGATGTAGTTACTACGACTATAATATCCAAATGCACCCACATGCATTCCACCACGTGCACACAACCTTTCTTTTTCCGTGCGTTATGTACTAGGATGTTACTATAACATAAAGtctatttatattaactaATCACTTCATCATTCAAACACAACTACAAGCTTACATAACACAGATATTCTGTTTATTGGTTATTGCATGATGATTGAtgaacacaacacaacacaacacaacacaacacttGCTATAACCTTGCATTTCTCAGAGGCAGAAATGATCACTTATTCAGCTATTGTTGGCATTACGTTCAGATCAACAGCAAATCTCTTCCTCTTTCCCTTCCCCTTCCTCTTGCTCTCTTCCACCTGTTGTTAATATATGAGTGACGTCATCATGATTCTAGTTTCCAACGTTATCActtccaattttatttatatatgtatgtatatatatacctttTCCTGCAGCATCATCTTCTCTTCCTCCAGCTGCTTTTCCTGTTCAAAAACCAGCACTTGATAAATGAGGTGCATCTTCTCCCCTCTAACTTTACATAATTATGCATCTCTTCAATTcctttataattattgaacGATTTCAATAAAAAGGAACTAGTTAACTCATTTCCTTATATGTTTAATGGCTTCATAGGAGATGGAAACCTCTACCTGTTCCTTGAGGCTTGATATAGACTTGAGTAGCAAACGAGTCTGCACAAGCAACAATTATTCAAAACAGAACCAATAGCAACTGAAATTCAGCATAAGAAAGTTGTATAGTTAATATCTGGCATTTATAATAGTATTGTAACAAACTTTCCTCATCTTGTATCATACATCTTGTCTGAGATCTGTCTAACAAGTCTGAGAATCCAACAATTACATTCCATTTATAGCTTTTAACAGCAATTGgcaaaaagtaaaatatgggTTATAACAGTTGGAAGTCTCAAGTTAGGTTACCTTAGTTTCTCTGGTTTGTATTAGTGCATTCTCAAATTGTTTCTGGAGATGCATAATGTCGGTGACCGTGAGGTCGTCGGACAATGGCTCGCCGAGCTtcctacaaaaatatatgGGACAGCCTAGCTGTTCATATCACTTAACaaagttataaatatattaaattaagtaGAGGGAGCTAGGGATATGAAGTGGCTGCCTATCCACAGTTTGAAGGAGCTCCTCACATGTGAGGAAACTTGAATAATCATCCTGACAtggaaaacacaaaataacaacCTTCACAATATGgaacatatattttttccatACAACTATGATCCTAGTGCTAAATTTTACGGAAATTAACCAAAACCGAGCACCACCACTACTTGCTAAACAAATCACACCCAACTAGGCTAATCCGTAAAACATGTTTCTCACACCTTAGCTTCTTTGTTTCGATATTTCAAAGAGTTGATGTCGTAATTACGTAATATAAAGTTATAAACCTTATGCTATTCACATGTTGCacaaagtaaaaaagtacatgtttttcctttccctaaaaacaaaccctaaacccactttaatttcataaacaGATAAGCTTACCTGTTGTGTGGAGGGACTTGCAGCTTTTGCCGCTGGATGATTATAATATCGTTGCAGGATCTTACTCATTCTGGATAGCAATTCAAGTTCAGCTAAGTGAgaatgtaaaagaaaataccaaaaaaacaAACGATACCAACTGCAAATGGGTAAAGAATTGACTTCTTGGTCAATAGTATAGTCACTAGGTATATATTTCATCACACAAAGAAATAAGTATTTAGTGAacattccaaatattttgagctgaatcataaaatataagataATGCAGGCACAAGGTAGCATAAATCTCATTACTCTAGGTTTGAATATTCTAGGCCCGGGAGTCAAGTATGTTGTTACAACTTGTTCTCACCAAGTCCAGTCTATAGCAAGAAAATCCACTTAGAATTCCTCGTACATCACAATAATTACAACTTAACAGATTTAAGATTTATAACCAAGAGGAGAGatagaaaacaaataagaGCTACCACAAGTGGGTGACTACCTCACCAACTTGAGGTGAAGAACTTAATTCTTCATAAGGATTCGTTGAATTTTCTTTACAAGGAGATACTGTAAGGCTTTAACACATTTTAAACATTGAGCGATATGTAGGCTAAGAAATCCATATGGAAACAATGTGCATGAGCTTGTTGTCAGATGTTCACGACAATTATGGTTGGTATGGGCTATCAATAGATCAATGCCAATGACATGTTCATTTGACAATATGGATATGATATTTTGTCAATATATCTTGATGATATGGTTGCCAGGGAAAGATTGCCTAACTGAAATGAGATAGTTAAGGAAATCCATGTAAAGGACATAGAaacatgatatttttttttgcgaTGAAGTATGAATTggactttttatatttttcctttgtaattttttttatttataccaATATTATGTAAGTTCTTATACAAAAGCCCCTATCCATGAGCTAAATTATACATGAATATagtttaaatgattttttattataaaatggcCCCTATAAGTGATGATTTCTGTGTCCGCCCCTGGAGATTGGGGAACCACTACATGCATAATTCAAGGAAAGGCATCATGGTTGACCATTACATCTATTCTTCATAGATATCTAAGTATACCATATCAAAATATGTGTTTACGTGAAAAAGAAATACACCGAATTGAAAAAATAGGCATGTCTAGTTGGAtatgttataaaaaatagtcatgtCTAGTTTGATATATAGTTGGATATGTATGGGTGTAGATTAGGATTCTAATGGTACTGATGAAGACAAATTAGACAACTATGATGTTTTATTATGATTAGGTCAACTAAACAACATTATGAACACTTAATGTGTTGAATATTACTTGAGACTTCTTtgtatctatctatctatgtTTCATAATTGTCTTATAAGtagtttttatgaaattatcaaCTTCACTCATAGTTCCTCAAGGTTATCGGGGTTTTTAACCTTGTAACCTAGTTATGCTTCACCTATATAAAGTGAGGTTCCACTTTCTTGTCGCCTAACTAAGATATTTATTCAAGATTGTTGATGTAATTATATTAGCTCTTTGATTGCTTATCCAAAACCAATGACCATAGGAAATCAGTTAAGATATGTGTTACTTATTGTTAACATAGTATATTTGACCGATGTTGCATTCCAGCAACCATACGAATGgagaacaaaaaataaaggacCTATGCAAAGCTAGCCATTTTCGCGAGATCGCGACTGAAAAAGACCTTCATGTGGAGTGTAAGGACTAAATGAATCAATGGAGCTTAGCACATAAGAATACAAGACCTTAGATGTGTGTTGAAATGAACATAAGACTTCCACATATAACACATATAGATCCATCATGACCTGGGCATGctctaatattatttgaaaatgggTCACTCACTCCTTGCAAAGGCCTTATAAGAAGGGGGACGGGGGCGTGTTTATCCAAGAATATATAGAAGAAACGTGATCACTACCAAGTTGATATAGGGCAAGAATGAGGGTTTCACTAGTAGTGATTAATGCTTGTCTATTTTGGACTACAGTTCGGAATAAAGTACTATATCTAGAAGATGTATTGTACTGATACACGTTGCTTAAAATGTCTTTGGCAAAAACCTTTGACCAAATACCATTCTTCGCATCCTAAATATTGCATTGTCTTCAAATTGGAATATCATTTACTTAGATCCCAACAATCCCTTTCTTCATTGGGGTTTAGAGAAAGAAATCTCCACGAAGCAAGCAACCACCGAACTTTGAGCAAGGTCCTCCTAACATTGGGGACTACCTATGCCCATTTATACCCTTATGCTCATTGGCCCATTTAATTCCTTTCAATTCTCATCTCCTTCATTTGTACCTCTCTACTACAATTGTTAactaaatgaagaaaaagccTACATTCATTAGGACATCAAatcatttctcattttcatgCATCACTTTGCCTTGCACATCAATAAATGCCTACGCCGATACATCTATTCGAAATTCAACCACAACAATGCTACCAAAATATGGGCCACACTTTCATTATTTCATTCCAAACATATGAAGTACTCACcccgtcccactcaagatgttAACCCTTCCTTCTTAGGttgtcccacttaagatgttcactttccatatttggaaACAAATTCATCTCTCCTTATTAAACCACCCAACTACCTTTCCTTTCTCTACTATATTACACTAATAATTTTtcctaaaactccgtgccacTCCAGATTGTAGTTGGGTgggacatcttgagtgggatAGGGGTAAAATTTGTTTCCTTGttttaatattgaatttacactatcaatattataaatttaaacactATAGGGACCACTCTCCCGTTACTTGGGTTTGGTGATCGCAACTGGAAAGATGTCCTTACATACGAAAAATACCAGGTTTCGATTACACACTAGTTGCCCGGCTGGACACAACTAGAGGACCGATAACTCATTGTTGTTAGCTTATCAAGAACTCATTATAACACTGCCTCTATTAAGTTGTGTTGTGttatgtcattttttaaacACCTGCTTAGTAATTTCATGCAAAAAAGCCCTagattctttatattttttaatcaaagcGAGCTATATGTATTTTATGGATTCAAAGGAGAAAACTTTTGAGAGTATAGTTAGAGATAAGCAAATAAAGTCTATACTTCAatccattttataaaatgataaatagttaaatgaataataataaagtgctataaaaagaataatattgagaataatcttctatattattctctctcttatttaccatttctccactttaattattttattgtatactTCTCAGTCATTATTGTGGGTCTTACTTGAGTGCAAGGTGTGttaaatgttaagaaaagttgtgaaaaaagttagtgaaatacaGCGAGTCTCATTCGatatattaataaacaaaaatgtaacagaataagttagtggaatgtgagactttATTACCATTATGGTAAAAGTAGTCATTTTATAAATCTTTAAGttgaaaaaaagtgaatggGAGAGATTACATACCATTTTAGATTCAAACTAGGGGGTGATTCTAAGCTGTTCGCTTCTTGGTCGTGTCTGCCTCTTGGAACTCAATCAATAGTCACAACCTACccccatttttttctcaaactGAACCTAAGCCTGTTCCTTGAGGAGTCGCCTGTCCTGTTCCTGGTGAACCTAACTCAAGCTCATGGAAATGTTAAGAAGTGCAACTAGTGGGATGGTGACTAAAGTTTCGAGTTTTCTTGTATACTTAAGAAACAGACGGTTAATacaaagaagaaaggaaagtTGAAACTAGTTTTTCTCAATACCTAAAGCTACCAAATAAAGGATAATACTAAATACCGTGGATAAATATAAGTGCTTGTTCGCGCGGTAACAAGATAAACTTAATAAGATATTGCATAAACTaactctcaaatatttggTGTGTGATTTATTTCAGGTATGCAACTTCATTGTCACTAATCGATTGCCTAAATAAAACGTAGAGCTTGATGTGTCAATCTAACTCAATTGCGAAAGTTCCAATTCAATTAGCTATAAACTAAACTACATTTCTGCCGCAATTATAACCAAAAGTTTATAAAACCATCCAAATAATTTCACTTTAATAGATTAATCACAGTAAGACCACCCACCGCAGATGCTCTCTAGAATTTTGCACATGAATGAAACTTCAGCGAATTGGAATCAGCGCAACTGACAATTAAACTTCATGAAACAAATGAATATCGCCAAAACATCAACATCAATAAGGAACCTGAAACATCAAATCAAGTAATATGCAAATAGGTAAATCAAATGACAAAAACCATGTGCCTTTAATCACcattaaaaaccaaaattccacCAAAGCCCACGAACTAAAGTCTAAAAGCTGATAAACCATCAGCATTCCATCAAAATGATCAAAGGATTCAAAgtccaaatattcaaaatcacaATCACCAATATCAAGACTTCATCTCGGGCAATGGCTACGTCTCTACCGCCGACACTAAGCCAAGTCCTTGTAGTTCCTTCACCAATCGCAAGTATCACAAAATTGGAGATACAATggcataaaaaatgaaa
This window contains:
- the LOC125205507 gene encoding MADS-box protein FLOWERING LOCUS C-like isoform X2, yielding MGRRRLKLERIEDKSSRQATFSKRRNGIFKKAKEISVLCDVDVALIIFSSTNKLYQYSSNSRMSKILQRYYNHPAAKAASPSTQQDDYSSFLTCEELLQTVDRKLGEPLSDDLTVTDIMHLQKQFENALIQTRETKTRLLLKSISSLKEQEKQLEEEKMMLQEKVEESKRKGKGKRKRFAVDLNVMPTIAE